A genome region from Hydrogenoanaerobacterium saccharovorans includes the following:
- a CDS encoding EpsG family protein, translating into MGPYLILALATGLLGYFLCERHPSKRNDIIFLSIMSVVLIAMSAVRGSTVGIDYKPYLEYFKQVCDGGWSFLFSAANVYRIEIGYSLLNYVISLVTQSQLGFALGIALVCIVLTAVFLYKHSPSVWVSMFVFITFGFFGYTLVTIRHQIAICIFMFALPYLQNKKFVPYLLIVLLTATFHKSMLLLIPLFFIAQIPLNWKSLTVYSAGTLFLLIFSEPILSFITQYIYKSYQVGTYYMRGRDFNTAFIPIILFGVVMLLKKRLLQHDAKNLPLINLCCYCCLLFILTLKHFVFQRFALILLPVAMLLLPEIMSCMKIDEDKAMKLELTRQAAKKTAGDEKKRALQKYGELKVQLRDQQAMYNATIGFILFGSFVYYLFLLNANRLLLVPYVTML; encoded by the coding sequence ATGGGACCATATTTGATTTTAGCTTTAGCAACGGGGCTGCTTGGCTATTTCCTCTGCGAAAGGCATCCGTCCAAGCGCAATGATATCATTTTTTTGTCTATCATGTCGGTTGTGCTCATTGCTATGTCGGCGGTGAGGGGTTCAACGGTCGGTATAGATTACAAGCCTTACTTGGAATACTTTAAGCAGGTATGTGACGGCGGATGGAGCTTTTTATTCAGTGCCGCGAATGTTTACCGCATAGAGATAGGCTACAGCCTGCTGAACTATGTAATTTCTCTGGTTACACAAAGCCAGCTTGGGTTTGCGCTCGGCATTGCTTTGGTATGTATTGTGCTGACTGCGGTATTTTTATACAAGCATTCCCCCTCTGTTTGGGTTAGTATGTTTGTGTTTATTACCTTTGGCTTTTTTGGTTATACCCTTGTTACTATTCGCCATCAAATTGCAATTTGCATCTTTATGTTTGCATTGCCTTATTTACAGAACAAAAAGTTTGTTCCCTATCTACTCATTGTATTGCTTACAGCAACATTCCATAAGAGCATGCTGCTGCTGATTCCGTTATTTTTCATTGCACAGATCCCGCTCAACTGGAAGTCGCTGACGGTATATAGTGCGGGTACCTTGTTTTTACTGATTTTTTCAGAGCCGATATTGAGTTTTATTACACAATATATTTATAAGTCATATCAAGTGGGTACCTATTATATGCGGGGCAGAGATTTTAATACGGCGTTTATACCCATTATCTTATTTGGTGTTGTGATGCTGCTTAAAAAGCGATTATTGCAGCACGACGCTAAAAATTTACCGCTTATCAATTTATGCTGTTATTGCTGCCTGTTGTTTATTTTAACGCTGAAGCATTTTGTGTTCCAACGGTTTGCACTGATTTTGCTGCCCGTTGCCATGCTGCTTTTGCCCGAAATTATGAGTTGTATGAAGATAGATGAAGATAAAGCAATGAAACTAGAGCTTACCCGCCAGGCGGCAAAGAAAACAGCAGGGGATGAGAAAAAACGAGCACTGCAAAAATACGGCGAACTCAAAGTACAACTGCGCGACCAGCAGGCAATGTACAATGCAACCATCGGCTTTATTTTGTTTGGCAGTTTTGTATATTATTTGTTTTTGCTGAATGCAAATCGCCTTTTGCTCGTGCCTTATGTGACCATGCTGTGA
- a CDS encoding leucine-rich repeat protein: MKKSLRIIVFIAVLVCTLTALAITSFAAYNANDWQIEGDEVWRYKGTEYKLQPDDWPENVTTVADGAFGDAKQLNAITIPSYIRELGMTNLLYCDKITTIVNLSKNNQRISHRPGYDIPIRNHRVAYGYSSNIDFKNFVVKQGYQWKELPDDFSNDWVIRDGQILYYRGLAEKLSLNDWPKNISVVADGAFADAPLLSSLTIPPYIKELGMTNLLYCDNIKVIINLSRDNQKISHRPGYDGRITDRRIAMGYSSNKEYKDFVVNQGYEWKELPF; the protein is encoded by the coding sequence ATGAAAAAGAGCTTAAGAATTATTGTTTTTATTGCTGTTCTAGTATGCACCCTTACCGCTTTAGCTATAACTTCATTTGCAGCTTACAATGCCAATGATTGGCAAATTGAAGGTGATGAAGTTTGGCGTTATAAAGGAACGGAATATAAATTGCAGCCAGATGACTGGCCTGAAAATGTTACTACCGTAGCTGATGGCGCTTTTGGCGATGCAAAACAACTTAATGCTATAACAATCCCCTCATACATTCGAGAATTGGGTATGACAAATCTTCTTTATTGCGATAAAATTACAACAATTGTGAATTTATCAAAAAACAATCAAAGAATTAGCCATAGACCAGGCTATGATATACCCATACGTAATCATCGAGTAGCTTATGGGTATTCCTCTAATATAGATTTCAAAAATTTTGTTGTTAAACAAGGATACCAATGGAAGGAATTACCGGATGATTTTTCTAATGATTGGGTAATTCGAGATGGCCAAATATTATATTATAGAGGATTGGCAGAAAAATTATCACTTAACGACTGGCCTAAAAATATTAGTGTTGTAGCCGATGGTGCTTTTGCAGACGCCCCACTTCTTAGCTCTTTGACAATCCCTCCGTATATCAAAGAATTGGGTATGACTAATCTTTTGTATTGCGATAATATTAAAGTAATTATAAATCTTTCGCGAGACAACCAAAAAATCAGCCACAGACCGGGTTATGATGGCCGTATAACCGACCGCAGAATCGCTATGGGGTATTCTTCAAATAAAGAATACAAAGATTTTGTTGTTAATCAAGGATATGAATGGAAAGAACTGCCGTTTTAA
- a CDS encoding DUF11 domain-containing protein yields the protein MTDFLTQALNTVFAPFKNNASVIGFATVKVGGEPQTIKVTSNIVTTDFIKVALDKIPDKTLAEVGDEIKYTVTFVNNSSVDLYDVKIVDTISPMTTLVADSIIPVPQPGETLETGVTIISASETKAGSVPKGQSATLEYQVTVNQGAAGDIINNGTATIKFKDCKDHEYSGSTNPSQAITTVITADLQVVQSADKTFVTENNEEVVYTLVIKNTGSIKITDITVTNPIPQGMTYKQNSTLKNDTLPLTDENPADGINIGDLNPSDTYKIQFSVTVSL from the coding sequence ATGACAGATTTTTTGACACAAGCATTGAATACAGTTTTTGCACCATTTAAGAATAATGCATCGGTTATTGGGTTTGCAACCGTAAAAGTAGGTGGCGAGCCGCAGACAATTAAGGTTACCAGTAATATTGTTACTACAGATTTTATCAAGGTGGCACTTGATAAAATTCCCGATAAAACCTTAGCAGAGGTGGGCGATGAAATTAAATATACCGTAACTTTTGTCAACAATTCTTCCGTTGACTTATATGACGTTAAAATTGTGGATACCATTTCACCTATGACCACTTTAGTTGCCGATTCAATTATTCCTGTTCCACAGCCTGGCGAAACTTTAGAAACGGGCGTGACAATTATAAGTGCCAGCGAGACTAAGGCGGGCAGTGTGCCCAAAGGCCAATCTGCAACATTGGAGTATCAGGTAACTGTTAACCAAGGCGCAGCCGGAGATATTATTAACAACGGAACAGCAACAATTAAATTTAAAGATTGTAAAGATCATGAATATTCAGGAAGCACCAATCCTAGCCAGGCAATCACTACTGTTATTACAGCAGATTTGCAGGTTGTACAATCAGCAGATAAGACTTTTGTAACAGAAAATAACGAAGAGGTTGTATACACCCTTGTTATTAAAAACACCGGCAGCATCAAAATTACCGATATTACGGTAACAAACCCGATTCCTCAAGGAATGACATATAAGCAGAACTCAACGTTAAAGAACGATACACTTCCACTAACCGATGAAAATCCCGCCGACGGTATCAACATTGGAGATCTTAACCCTTCAGATACTTATAAGATTCAATTCAGTGTAACCGTATCTCTATAA
- a CDS encoding glycosyltransferase family 2 protein yields MADTLYLVVPCYNEEQVLPETSKRLTQKLQTMIDSGTVHAQSRILLVNDGSRDRTWEMICELHAQNPLISGLKLSRNKGHQNALLAGLMTAMPLCDMAISLDADLQDDVDVIDGFVAEYYNGCDVVYGVRNKRDTDTVFKRTTAVGFYKFMKALGVDIVENHADYRLMSKRALQGLSEFTEVNLFLRGIVPLIGYKSAVVKYDRHERFAGESKYPLKKMLAFAFDGITSFSVKPIRIITTLGFVIFAISMLALVYALIVWLMGKTVAGWTTLVGSIWMIGGIQLLCLGVIGEYIGKIYGEVKRRPRYIIEDFLQ; encoded by the coding sequence ATGGCTGACACCCTGTACTTGGTAGTACCCTGTTACAATGAGGAACAGGTTTTACCCGAAACCTCAAAAAGACTCACCCAAAAGCTGCAAACGATGATAGACAGCGGTACTGTCCATGCCCAAAGCCGGATTTTACTGGTAAACGACGGCAGTCGCGACCGCACATGGGAGATGATTTGCGAACTGCATGCGCAAAATCCGCTTATATCGGGGCTGAAACTGTCGCGCAATAAAGGGCACCAAAACGCATTGCTCGCAGGGCTGATGACTGCCATGCCTTTGTGCGATATGGCGATCTCACTGGATGCGGATTTGCAGGATGATGTGGATGTAATTGATGGTTTTGTGGCAGAATACTACAATGGATGCGACGTTGTATACGGTGTACGCAATAAACGCGACACCGACACGGTGTTTAAGCGCACCACTGCCGTGGGCTTTTATAAGTTTATGAAAGCACTGGGTGTTGATATTGTTGAAAACCACGCCGATTACCGCCTGATGAGTAAACGGGCATTGCAAGGCTTATCGGAATTCACCGAGGTGAACCTATTTTTACGTGGTATCGTACCGCTGATTGGCTACAAAAGCGCTGTGGTAAAATACGACCGCCACGAACGTTTTGCAGGCGAGAGTAAATATCCTTTAAAAAAAATGCTGGCTTTTGCCTTTGACGGCATCACCTCGTTTTCAGTCAAGCCAATCCGCATTATTACCACACTGGGTTTTGTTATTTTTGCTATAAGCATGCTGGCGCTTGTATATGCGCTGATTGTTTGGCTTATGGGTAAAACGGTGGCGGGCTGGACAACTTTAGTCGGTTCCATTTGGATGATAGGCGGTATTCAGCTGCTTTGCCTCGGTGTAATCGGTGAGTATATCGGTAAAATTTATGGTGAAGTAAAACGCCGCCCGCGTTACATTATCGAGGATTTTCTGCAATAA
- the mtnA gene encoding S-methyl-5-thioribose-1-phosphate isomerase — protein MQNIMSIETVSLNKDNTAVVIIDQTQLPYNIEMLELRTQEEVWKAIYLLQVRGAPAIGVAAAYGVYIGAREIETQSYEEFRIKFKQKKDYLASSRPTAVNLFWALNRMEKVVIDHADKSVQELKHLLLEEANEIKAEDIRVCRRIGENGLALLKDGDGILTHCNAGQLATVKYGTALSPIYVGLEKGYHFKVFTDETRPLLQGARLSAFELHSSGVDTTLICDNMASAVMKKGWVQAVLVGADRIAANGDAANKIGTSGVAILAKYYGIPFYVCAPLSTFDLNCKTGDDIHIEERSAEEVTEMWYKKRMAPEGVKVFNPAFDVTDHQNIAGIVTEYGVATAPFEKSICEMFSKRDKLKV, from the coding sequence ATGCAGAACATTATGAGCATTGAAACGGTTAGTTTAAACAAAGACAACACCGCTGTTGTCATCATCGACCAAACCCAGCTGCCTTACAACATTGAAATGTTGGAGCTGAGAACGCAGGAAGAAGTTTGGAAAGCTATTTATCTGCTGCAGGTGCGCGGCGCACCCGCAATCGGGGTAGCGGCAGCATATGGTGTTTATATCGGCGCACGGGAGATTGAAACACAAAGTTATGAAGAATTCCGTATAAAATTTAAACAGAAGAAAGATTATCTGGCATCTTCGCGCCCTACTGCGGTGAATTTGTTTTGGGCACTCAATCGTATGGAAAAAGTCGTGATTGATCATGCAGATAAATCTGTGCAAGAGCTCAAACATCTTTTGTTGGAAGAAGCGAATGAAATTAAAGCAGAGGACATTCGTGTTTGCCGCAGAATTGGTGAAAACGGCCTCGCCTTGCTCAAAGACGGTGACGGTATTCTCACCCACTGCAATGCGGGGCAGCTTGCCACGGTAAAATATGGCACTGCACTTTCGCCAATTTATGTGGGATTGGAGAAAGGCTATCATTTCAAAGTATTTACCGATGAAACTCGTCCGTTGCTGCAAGGGGCGCGTCTGTCGGCTTTTGAACTGCACAGTTCGGGTGTAGACACCACGCTCATCTGCGATAATATGGCGTCTGCCGTAATGAAAAAAGGCTGGGTACAAGCTGTGCTTGTAGGTGCAGACCGTATTGCAGCCAACGGTGATGCAGCAAATAAAATCGGTACATCGGGTGTTGCAATTTTAGCAAAATACTACGGTATTCCGTTTTATGTATGTGCCCCACTCTCAACGTTTGACCTTAACTGTAAAACAGGCGATGATATCCATATTGAAGAACGCTCTGCCGAAGAAGTTACCGAGATGTGGTACAAAAAGCGTATGGCGCCCGAAGGGGTAAAAGTGTTTAACCCCGCCTTTGATGTGACAGACCACCAAAATATTGCAGGTATTGTTACCGAATACGGTGTTGCAACAGCGCCGTTTGAGAAATCTATTTGTGAAATGTTTTCTAAAAGAGATAAGTTGAAAGTTTAA